Below is a genomic region from Venturia canescens isolate UGA chromosome 1, ASM1945775v1, whole genome shotgun sequence.
TTTGAGGTCTGACCGGCTCAGTCAGATGAGACGACGGCCATTTTCATCTTCTCCACCGTCCCCACTTTCTTGTTGTGTTGTTATGATTTTCATTCTGCACTCAGTCTGGTAACGAGCGAAGCAGAGGTCAGTGTTCCTTTGCCAAGCAGTAGCAGTCGTTACCCGGTACCAGGCAAGTAACGatacgaaaaattttccatcgcTCCATCCACACGTCAATCATTACTTTTTTGTTCTCCTTATCACGATGCACAATCATTCGTGACATATATAAGCAATAGTAGTCGCGTCGAAGTGTAAAGTCATTGAAAACTTCGTAGAGTTTCTTTAGGAACAAAACGAATATGTTTAACGCTGCATTACGTGCTTGCCCAACCTGGCTCGAGAAACAACTCACGTGCGCATATTTTAAGGGTAAACATATTGTTTACCTTATTCATCGAATTTCCGAAGCTCTggtatatttatttatgttgGGTGTGTGTTTAATTGATTGTTACAGCAAAAAGTATCAGTACTAACGGTTTTGGCAGGATGCATAGTCAAACTACAGAAATCAAGTCAAAGGATGCGACAATTCATGTTCTTTCTGCGTTGCAAGACAATTTCATGTACCTGGTACGCAATCTAGTATTCTAATAATGTTTTTAGTATTTGAAATGTTGAGAGGATAAGAAAATTTAGAAGTGACGAAAAATCACTCAATTCAAAATCACAAATGATCTTTTTGATACTTGGTATCGAGACTCTGCTGCGTCACTAAATACttttaaattataattttttcttctaatttgaatttttcatttaaaatgaaatgtttttattataatttttttttagatcgttGATCCAAAAACAAATGAAGCTGCAGTCGTCGATCCCGTTGATGCAAATGTTATAGATTCTGTTGTTAAAGAACACAATgttaatttaacaaaaattcttACTACCCATCACCACTGGGACCATGCTGGTGGAAATCAGAATATGTGcaggaaattcaaaaatttaaatgtATATGGTGGGGATGATAGAATCGAAGCAATAAATTGCAGAGTGAAGCACGGTGATATAATCAATGTCGGAGAATTGAAAGTGGAGTGTTTAGAGACACCTTGTCATACAACGAGTCACATATGTTATTATGTCACTGGACCAGAGAAAGACACACCTTCTGTATTTACAGGTACAACATTTAATTATTAGAATTAAGGAAATGAAGATTATTCAGTTGTTTCGCCattatctaaaaaaaaaagtaaaagtatTATCATTACTGAATTACtacttttcaactttttcatttacacTTTGTGTACAGATGTCAAGAGACATGCCCAATTTGTGCATTTTAAGCTTTTTTCTGTCATtgctcagaatttttttttactagaattattaaattattttcaaggtGACACTCTCTTCATTGGTGGTTGTGGAAGATTTTTCGAAGGAACTCCTGAGCAAATGCACAAAGCTCTCAACAAAGTTCTCGGTTCTCTACCTGGCGAGACGGTGAGAGGCTTACAGAAAAAGATTGCTATAATTTGTTGACCTGTGACCTACAATGTATAAGACCTCAAGCGTAGTAGAgggttgaaattcaaatgGACTTGAAAAGATGAAACAATGAACGATGTATTGTAGCATATCCGAAACGTTCGAATGACTGAAGAAGTACTTCTATggattttctaataaattttttttccattggtttttatttttatgggtCTACAAATAAGAATTAAAACCATGTCAGGATTGAATTATGCATCATGAAGTGAAAAGTACGAACGTATTATACGGTGATTTAAGatcgcgtgtttttttttgttatagaGAGTGTTTTGTGGTCACGAATACACGTGCGCGAATTTGAAGTACGGCCTCGCGGTCGAACCGAACAACGAAGCGATCCAGAAAAAGTTGGAGTGGGCGATAAAAGAGCGTGAAACACAAACTCCGACTGTACCAAGTTCGATTGCTGAAGAGAAACTCACAAATCCGTTTATGCGTGTTAACGAGGCGAGTGTGATGGAACATGCACAGACAACCGATCCAATTGAAACCATGAGATCTTTGCGCAAGGAAAAGGATAGTTTCAAAGCATAATGGAATTTCGTCTTgacttcaaattttttgttttttttttgttttttttttttatatgccTAAAACGCACAATGTCCagagaataataaataatttgctTCCATTTTTAAAAACAATCAAATCGATTCGTATAGCTATTCTTTTTAATCGGTATATCACTCAAAAATCCGTGATTATAGAATTGAGAGATAAAATAATTCCTTTTCGTATTTACAGATATGTTTCCATTATTTAAGTTATGTTTAATGTTGGCTGGGAAGGCACGTCTTCCACTTTTTTATTGTATATTTGCATTTCCGCCACGTATTTTTCCTTGGAACGTTCATACATGTCGTAATAAAcctgaaatacaaaaaaaaaatgtttatccaAATTTCGAATGTGTGCGTAAACGAATTGCTTGATTAATATATTGTACAAATAACatctgaaaatttttgtcaatGTTGGGGTGAGTTTAAATCTTTAGCTTTTCGAATAAGCGATTACAAGTACTTCCGAGTAATTATTATCTCATAATGGACAACCAATATACGAAGAATCcacatattttcattttatctgaaaaaataatttacaaaTGGTGATCagatctttgaattttttggagtaCCTCAGAATTTTTACTCTGTAATGAaacgcaataaaaaaatgaaaagcccATTTATAAGCgttatgtttaaatatcaatacattttttttggagGGTATATGAAATGGCTTGGATGAAAACTGTTTCTAAATCAGTTTTAATTACAATACTTCAGCTCTCCATTGAATTAATATCGTGATATCGCAATGAGTACAAACTTTTTTGTCTTCGGAGGTGAGTGATTTCCATGTAGTGGCGAGTTGTCTCGTCAATTCTTGTTTACTTGGTTCAGGTTCACCGGCGAGTCTTTCCATAACCCTGGGTCTCTGCTCTTGACAGAATTGGAAGAAAGGATTGGCCGGTCTCTTGGGAGCATTCGGATCAGCCTTCCCGCTTTTCCGTTTTGCTCCTTTCTTtggtttttcttctttcacggCCTGTATGCTAGATTTTGTTGGTTTTTCAGGTTTTAAGGCAGTCTGAAAGACACTATTTTCTTCTAATACCCCCATTGGTGCTTCTCGCCATCGATCACCATGAGAATCCAAACGGTCGATCAAAAATCTACTCGGAAATAATAAGTAAATTGAAACTGACTCTATAAATTGTAAACATAACCTAGAAAACAGGTTTTCAAACATAACCTATGGaacattactttttttcttttctcgttcgTTTCAACAGTTTTCTGACTCTTTGAATTCGATAAACCAGTCTCTCGTTGTCCTGCGTTGGACATAACATTGAGTTAAGGATAATTAAATTGTGAAATTGATCGTAGAGGTGAGAAAGTTTGTGACACATGACTGTATTAGCTAACCTGCTGCAAAACTTCGCATCTGTCTAGCaaaagttgatatttttttttgtaaatgttGAATTCCTCAGGTTCGGCATCGTACTCGGATTCGTCAGAAATTTCACTTTTCACCATTGGCGGTATGTACATATTGTTTTCTGTCATTTTTGccgattatttttgtttggttTATGCCTGTGTTGTAGTCGTGTgtcacaaaataaaatatatccgAAAAGATGCTGCACGGCTTCGGTTGGTTTGTGTCACTGAGATAAGGCTAGGTTGCCATGTATACTCGATAGAATAGGATCTGCGATCAatgcaattatttttattcatgaaattatAGCATTGTTTCATAGGACCTTGGACGGATCAAGTATTCTGTGGAAATTCTGAtctattattatttcttttcataCACTGTTTCATTCTAGAAATTCCAGAAAAAAACACCGCAAACATTACTGTTTATTAGAAAATGTTCATGGTTACGATCGCCACCTACAATTTATAGAAAATAAGTGACgcgcatcaattttttaagaatttaagaatttttttttaacaattgattGTACTAGCCAACTTTGCAGGAGAATCCATGTTTAATTAATATCCGTGATTAATgtccaaaatttggatttcCGCATGCAGATATATTTTTCTAAGTAAATTCTGAGGGTTATCGTGAAGTAACTTCTTATCTcatgaatgattttatttaaattcataCCTTGAAATTGAGCAAACTCCTTTTCCTCTATTTaattttatgatcattattaCACAAATTGTGACCTACTTTGTACCCGCGGAAGAACTcataaattgtcaaaaaatatatagacagTACGAAGTCTGTAACGATTAAAGTATTACCAGTTTCCAGGTTTATGACGACACAAGTCAGCTGGAGCTGAGCTCGAAATAATTCATGAGCAAGAACTTCCGTACATATAATTAAATGTGTATATAACGTGAAGTTGGTTCGAATGCAGTTGTGAAAACGCCCGTACAACATCGAAATCGTAAAGACTGGTAAAGACATATTTAAGACGTCTTTTAGACGTGAAAACATCGTATAGACGTCTTGAATACGTCTTTACGATTTCGGTGCTGTACGGGCGTCATCATATATTATTCAAGAATAAATATACAAGAATACATATATGAGACGAAGAGTagtctatatatatatactgcTCCTTCCGGTGATTAACAATGGAGCCAAGGGAATTACgttattaaattattattcagTTATTAGACGGTTTAATGTGGATTCACAAGAACGAAAGAAGCGTACAGGAAAAAagatgaagaatgaaaaagacaaagagagtttttttcttcgttgaaCTTTAGGGCAGTGTGTTGTACTTGATCGTACTATAGATGGCTCGAAGCAATTATGCACCCTGAAATCTGCGAAGTTGGATTTTTTTACTGACAGGGAGGAGGACGGAACAAGTCTTGTAGGACGACCGTGcaatgaatattttctgtgCAACTACATAGGAGTAGAAAATGCGACTCGTTTTTGTAATTTCTATTATCGTTGTTGTAGCCATATTCAAGAAATAGTGTGTTCAATGGCGTAGTTGAGAATTCATGTGCATATCACGAATATATAATTCTTCCCGGTGATTGTTCAACGATACATGCTTGTGAAAGATTTACGTATTCCTGAACGATCGGCTATCCGGAGGGTTAATTTATTGAGGAACATTCTTACACGTTTCGGAGATAACGTTGCATGTTCGTACATTTTGTTTGATATGCGTGATGAATCTTTGGATAAACGAAGGAATTCAGTTgcttgaaaacgaaaaaggtTGGTTACTTATtagcgaaatatttcgttgcgAATGCAATCGTTTCAATCACTTTTAGGTAAGGTCGGTCAAAGTTCAAAATTATCCGCGGGAAAATAGTTCGACTCTGAAAATTCCGACAGAGCGCGTTCGAGAGTAACCGAGGGTTGCTGCAGTGGCGCATGCGCAGAGTCTAAAAATTCACCCCTTGGCCACTCGTGTCTCGCTGGTAGAACCAAAAAACCCATACGTACTTGTATTCATCTGCGAGAGTTCGTACTCGACTGTCGTGCTTCGTTCCtcgcgtatttttttccttcgctcaTTCATTCGAGAAttcttttcgaattgttttctATCAATCACTCGTGATAGTTTCTAGAAGCCGGGTTTATCGTCGTCGCACTGTCATACAACAGAGTTTTTCGTCGTATCTAGAAACCGAGTGTCGCGACTATTTTTCCaacgataaataataaaacgttAAAAACACACGCACACTTGCTGTAGAATTGAAGCTCGAGAGTGTGTTAAGCGACTCGAATACAGTTTATTTTCCCACAGTAATACGTACTACTTCGATCGCTCATTGTTGCCGTTTCaatttattgttttcttttttcactctaTTAATCTTGGTAAATGATCGTCATTTAAACATCACACATAATGCAGTGCATCGCAGTTTTTTAGCATCTACTTACGAGTGGCCGAGCCCTTTGGTAAGTCGAGATTTTatacttcattttttattgtctGCAAATACGCAAAAACTTTTCGTAATTTTCGCTCATGGATAGCTCGTTTTGCTGTGAGTCGAAACGAGTCTTTTGTTtacttgtttcttttttaacgTTTATGTTATTCGCACTGAAGTTATTCACAGTCACGGTGCACAGTCAGTTTGGTCCTACTGATGCACGTCCAAATTCTGAAATCTTTTTAACCCAAATTGTGTTCGATAAAATACTTCGACCCAATAACTGATGGGCAGTTTGTTTACGGTTACTTTTCGAACTTACGGTCATCGGAgtgataaattattattataaaaaaatacatcgttgggatgaaaataaattgactCATCTTTTAAtagcgttttttttcaaaactgtcAACAGTCACTGCACAAATGGTTCCTGAACAAATACCGTTGAGAAATAAGTTTCTGACAATCCCTTTCGGAAAGTAATCattgatgaaaatattctcAGAACCGTAGTCAAATAAATTTACACAAGCACATGGGACTCCGGTTCGAATGGAATGATGGGAAAAGTATAGTGACGGAGAATTTTTTACCGGCGCTATTTTATACGAATCGCAACCGCAGATCGCACGTTTCGTACCTTTTGTTTCTTCTCCTCTAGCCCCGTTGCGTGACCACGAAGTGAATCTCTACTTTCAACGTTACAGCTGTTCCTCGTACTTTGTTATTGTTTACACTTTTGGTTTCGTTCATCACTATAGACATTTCAAAACTTTACATccatttctttctttctcaattCAGATTTCAATGAATCAAtacgcgaatgaaaaattgattgattcaatatcaataaaaataaataccgACCCCACCGAGGATGGAACCTTTCATTTTCTCTAGAGCTCAAACAAACTTCGATTTCGGAAATTCGTACGAGAAGTGTCGAAGATTAGGCTTTCGCGAAAAAAAGCTTGAATGGGTCCGATTCACAGGATACTTTTGCACAACAAAAActaaaaacttagaaacctctaaattgagaaaatgtcaaaaataatgataaaaataaaaaccgcaAAGATGCGGGTTCCAGCTTCGGAAATTCATCCGAACTGAGTGATACTcaataaagaatttttttccaaaataatcATCAACTCGAAAGACCTCGTTGAATATGCAGATCGAACAGCTCAAGCCTCTGTCCACAAAATCTTAACAATACAAAGTTGGAACATAATGAAAGATCGATCGAAAGGGAAAACCTTTCACGCGTACAGTTTCACGTATTGTAATAACCGTTATGCATTCGTACTATCTTATCAGAGAATACGATACGAACGCGATACATGTTACAATTCAGAATCACATAACTTCTATATGGGTCGTCCCATTTGAAGTAGTTTTATCACAAActcattgataaatttttctttccaactTCACTGTCAATTTACTTCCTGAAAACTTCCTCAATTCTCACTGAGACACTCGTAATTCATTCGGTTTttacacgacgctgaagtttccaacgttggagtccaatgaaatgaacgaaaaaaacgtttgtaattcacgaattttttatttcacgaatcgttggtgcagcttgaaaaactacgaatcgcaaatttgtcagggaacaaaataggggaattactggaattattggagagtttttttcgatcatttcgttggactccaacgttggaaacttcagcgtcatatttTTACTCGTCCCAATAATTCTCACAATTCGCAAAAATCGTTTCACTTGAAAAATGGTATGTTTCTTAAAATTCCGTCTCCGTTGCTCACGCATCTTTATTTCGTAATGTGAAAACATAAAATTGCTTGTTTCATTCGAAACGGAGCCTTCCGGACGTTTTGAAAGTTCCGTTTGACATGGAATGATCGATACGTCACAGCAGCTACAAAAACGGCCGAGCTTCCTCGTTGATCTGATTACGAACATACGTAAGTTACATACGAGTGGCTCAGGCATATCGAATTAACGATCGCTCGAGGCGCGAGATCGTATTCGTGACGTGCGTTTTATGTTCAAGGTCGATGCAAGGGTTCCTTTATTCTTTGgaagttgaatgaaaagttCTCTTCGATTTCTCGCGCTGTGGAGGTGCATTTATCTCGACTCTGAGCTTAGGGCTCGGCAGCAAAAGGACAAGCGAATGTCCGCAATGCAGAAGTCGTCGTGCTGTTTTGCTCAGGACGCTCCCTACACTCTGTAAACAATTCTATACCCTTCCGTTCCGTTTACCACACGAGCTTTTGCTCGCGTATATAAACACGCGCGCACACGGGCATGTACATCGCTACGATTCTCAAGGTCGTCTGGCACACGTTATGGCGCATAGATGAAAGGAGCTAATCGATCGCCTTTTTTTCTGCAACCCCCTGATCCTTAAACTCATAACTGCCACTAGTCGCTTGTTTATTGTGTGTTCTTCGGTTTCGTATTtgactttcaaattttctgctttacattatttgtttattttttttttcatattccaaCGACGACACTGTAGCCGCGGTTCaaacatcgtttttttctgaTCCGACAGGTAAAAGGAAGCACTTGCTTGTACGGTTCAACTTGTCACTGATAAATTAATAACGACTGCATTCGCAGTactttgatcatgaaaatttttcagcttCAAAATTCTAGTAAagggaatttgaaaattcgtgaaatttcTCGTTGAGTCGACTCACAAGAtgagtaaataaaataaatcttgACGATAAATGCGAGGTCGGCAGGGCTTTGGCGATCGGCGAAGCGGCCCGAAGGGAGGTCAATACTCGGTTGGGGAACCGCACATTGACTGCCGAGTGCGCGGGTAACAACAGCAGTTATTCTGAGCTCTTGGTAACGTTAAATTATTGTGAAAATGTGGCAGCCTGTGTCGTGCTCGTTCCTTGGGCTGTTGCTTTGGCTCTGTGCGACAATTCGATACAGCAGTGCGCTAGTAAAGCCCGACTGTAGGCAACACTCTTGAAGGGTTTCTTGGAAACATGGCACTTATGAAAATCGTTAAAATGGAGTTTAAGTGAGCGGAGGACGATCGAAATGAAATAATCCCCGACATGCGATCTTACAGTGGGCAAAAGTCATTCGAAATCTCATATTTAAGGAAGATCGTGGGTTACTTGTGATATGAAGCTGAAGTTTgtaacgttggagttcaacgaaatgatgtaaaaaaacccctaatgattccagtaattctccaattttgttgcctgtcgaatttgaaattcgtagttcttcaagctgcaccgatatttcgtgaaataaaaaataattggtgaattacaaatgtttttttccttcgttggactccaacgttgcgaacttcagcgtcgtcttgtgattaaaaaaacaactgaacttttttgctcttttcatcaTCAAATAAaccgattaaaatttattctcgcaattattaaaataattagcggttaaaatactttcgtagtaaaatcgttaagaaaaatgtgacaacagccattttctgtTTATATGCGCATTagggtgtgtcgaaaaaaatagatatttttttttcgggctccacaagcatttttcttcttattatgccaaacgatgaagctagccgaaaggacagcccgaaataaaattatttcggccggcccaccggatacttcaatttttcataagaataacacgtgaaaaaaaaacgttggtgaacattgttccatataatctgtaaaaaaaatggtacagATATTCTACTTACGTATTTTTCTAGAGAATcgaattccctacaaaaaagtcCTTAGAGTCATTGGCCTAGAACCAACCATTTAACGGCTATagcagtttgaagtttctaacgtcacctagccagatttcgcatgtatcattttctattttcgaggtcgctTCTTTTAACGGTGCTGTTTAAATTGGGCTGAAGcctatgtttttttatattttttaaaaactaagCAACAAAGTAGCAATTTTAGACTGAAACGGTTTGGCATTACGCCAAGGTGTGCGCTTACAGTGCTCAAACGGTTCGGTATTACGTCAACATGTAGTTATAATAATTCAATCAATTCAATTGTAAGCACgggaaataaattgaactgttttctctctctctctctctctcttcctatgtatatttgtatctgtgcatttggtttggttaattgaatttcataatttattcaaaaaaataatggaaagacAAACAATTTATGTCGTTCATTCAAACAAATGAGAACAGTATGTACCCGATATTTTTGCCTAGATAACAATCCTAGAAGCTATTTTAGAAAAACTATacttaaaaatagttttcaatcCATTTTAAGCAGCAGCATTAAAAggagcgacctcgaaaatagaaaatgatacatgcgaaatctggctaggtgacgttagaaacttcaaaccGCTGCACCCGTTGAACGGTTGGTTTTAGGCCAAAGACTctaaggactttttttgtagggaattcaattctctacaaaaatacatgagtagaatatctgtgcaattttttttacagattatatggaacaatgtttaccgaagttttttttttacgtgttattcttatggaaaattgaagtatgggGTGGGCCGGCCGAATAATTTAATTTCGCGCTGTCCTTCCGGCTAGCTTCATCGTTTGgcataataagaagaaaaatgcttgtggagcccgaaaaaaaaatatcgattattttcgacacaccctaatgcgcatgcatatctatatttcaaaccagctggctcatgatgtcgtcaaaccttccaccgtttgtgtcgttattactcgctatcctcaaataagtgtttttctttttccattccaaagtcattttcaaatgtttttggctcttcaaagttgggaggGTCCTGTTTCATTGGGTccaaaactttgcacaggaaGTGTGTCTGCCGTAAGGGTCTGTAaaacccttaaaaaaatgtgattttcgttaattgttttctcgataaCTAGACGGTAGGCTCTACGATAATTCCGGAAGTAgatgcacgctgtatatttctaggatatttccaaatttcaactcttaaagttggaattttcgatttccattatattctcgtgaacttccttaatggTGCGTTAATGAGCATATAATTTCAAAGTAAAGTCTCGATGGGTATTTTATGGGTTAAATCTAATAAGCATTTAGTAATggcaaagagaaaaatgtcaagagttatttttattgttgattGAATCGATGAGgttgatttttattctctaCAAATAAAGGCTGTTTTTTCTCGGTTTTTTTAATTCAGTGATTGAGTCGTTTTTTGTTCCGCAAAACAATTAACCAATAGCACTGACAACTGTTTGATCGTTTATTCAACGTTCGACGATGATCCATTATTGAAACTTTGCTTCGGGCGTCACGAGGAAAATGTAATATTTTTCCCCCGTTGTCAGCTTCGTGGAAATTTTTCTACCTTTTCATTAAACGAGAAATACAGCGTTTTATTCTTCGAATAAATCTGCGTATCGAGACTTTGGATAACTGGATAAGAAGTCGGTTTTTTCGCTACGGTTTCTCCGGGAATTTCCCGTCTCAAAAGTGCGCCCAATAGTTCCACGAAATTATTAGTTAATATTTCTCCGATTGCTTTCTCGTTTCATTATTCGATTCGGTATAAttcgacgacgctgaagtttgcaaagtTGGAGtttaacgaaatgaaagaaaaaacgatttgtaattgaccaattttttatttcacgaagtatcagtTGCAAGtggaaaaactacgaattggaaattcgtcagggaacgaaattggagaatactggaattattggaggctttttttcgatcatttcgttggactcgaacgttggaaacttcagcgtcattataattcgaaaaatatccAATCACATTTACTCACAAGtcgaaataacaataaaaatccttGATTCGTTCGTTTTACCACTTCACGGTGTTCAGAGCATTctggatttttgtttttatcacaGTTTTGTCACGAGCAGGTAATTCAATGACTCTAATGACGTTGAACCACCGGAAGTGGATATTCGCGCGTTGCAAATCGTGTCGAGATTTTTTACGGAGAGGAAGGTGATACCGAGAGGAGTTGATAAAGATCGCAAAATATGGAATGCGCACAATAGCTCAAAGgtggaaattttcatgaaacaaCTTGCCATTCGTGACAGCGTACCATCGTACGCAGCGACTGCGCAATGGTTGTGTAAATCAGGGCTTCCTTCGATTTTATAACAACGAGGAAAATTGCgatagagaggaaaaaaatgtgaaattccAGGTAAATCTCGGTCGTGATCACTTTGCAGCTCGATAATTAATGATCAACTATTGCACAACTATCGATCTGGAATCGCTCCGCGACTGTTTTTTCTCCGCATACTAAGTAAAGATTAATATTTCTATTTGTGGATGCATTCCTTGATCGTTCGAGTGTCGTTGGTGCCTGGATACGAGTTCGAGCCCGAAAGGCAtccgaataaatttttctgctattcattaaaatcaaggacgctgaagtttgcaacgaaatgaacgaaaataacgtttgtaattgaccaatttttgatttcacgaatcattggagtagaatgaaaaactacgaattgcaaattaggcgggtaacagaattggagaattactggaattgttgaAGAGTTTCCCCGACCGTCATATACGTAGCATGCATGAAAATATTCGTTGTATTCGACCACCGCGGACTCCAATGTCAcgttgaatgaaataaaaaacaaaactcgATAAATCAATGTCCCTCACTGCTTTTTCGAACGCCTTTGCACCGAAAACGAAAAGGTCAGTTTTAAATCGCCCTTTGTTCTTGTTGC
It encodes:
- the tzn gene encoding hydroxyacylglutathione hydrolase, mitochondrial isoform X1, whose protein sequence is MFNAALRACPTWLEKQLTCAYFKAKSISTNGFGRMHSQTTEIKSKDATIHVLSALQDNFMYLIVDPKTNEAAVVDPVDANVIDSVVKEHNVNLTKILTTHHHWDHAGGNQNMCRKFKNLNVYGGDDRIEAINCRVKHGDIINVGELKVECLETPCHTTSHICYYVTGPEKDTPSVFTGDTLFIGGCGRFFEGTPEQMHKALNKVLGSLPGETRVFCGHEYTCANLKYGLAVEPNNEAIQKKLEWAIKERETQTPTVPSSIAEEKLTNPFMRVNEASVMEHAQTTDPIETMRSLRKEKDSFKA
- the LOC122419059 gene encoding high mobility group B protein 6; amino-acid sequence: MTENNMYIPPMVKSEISDESEYDAEPEEFNIYKKKYQLLLDRCEVLQQDNERLVYRIQRVRKLLKRTRKEKKFLIDRLDSHGDRWREAPMGVLEENSVFQTALKPEKPTKSSIQAVKEEKPKKGAKRKSGKADPNAPKRPANPFFQFCQEQRPRVMERLAGEPEPSKQELTRQLATTWKSLTSEDKKVYYDMYERSKEKYVAEMQIYNKKVEDVPSQPTLNIT
- the tzn gene encoding hydroxyacylglutathione hydrolase, mitochondrial isoform X3, giving the protein MHSQTTEIKSKDATIHVLSALQDNFMYLIVDPKTNEAAVVDPVDANVIDSVVKEHNVNLTKILTTHHHWDHAGGNQNMCRKFKNLNVYGGDDRIEAINCRVKHGDIINVGELKVECLETPCHTTSHICYYVTGPEKDTPSVFTGDTLFIGGCGRFFEGTPEQMHKALNKVLGSLPGETRVFCGHEYTCANLKYGLAVEPNNEAIQKKLEWAIKERETQTPTVPSSIAEEKLTNPFMRVNEASVMEHAQTTDPIETMRSLRKEKDSFKA
- the tzn gene encoding hydroxyacylglutathione hydrolase, mitochondrial isoform X2; the encoded protein is MKSKSISTNGFGRMHSQTTEIKSKDATIHVLSALQDNFMYLIVDPKTNEAAVVDPVDANVIDSVVKEHNVNLTKILTTHHHWDHAGGNQNMCRKFKNLNVYGGDDRIEAINCRVKHGDIINVGELKVECLETPCHTTSHICYYVTGPEKDTPSVFTGDTLFIGGCGRFFEGTPEQMHKALNKVLGSLPGETRVFCGHEYTCANLKYGLAVEPNNEAIQKKLEWAIKERETQTPTVPSSIAEEKLTNPFMRVNEASVMEHAQTTDPIETMRSLRKEKDSFKA